A genome region from Micromonospora peucetia includes the following:
- a CDS encoding non-ribosomal peptide synthetase gives MAVFEFPASAAQRRMWLLDQLDPGQPTYHVGFAVWLDGPLDPAALDGAWAAAVERHEILRTTFRANGGRPIQVIDDSARTTGLEIVALDQLPEADRAAAAHAALREHARTPLPLDRGPLTRVRLLRLAPQRHVLALVAHHAIVDGWSFRLLLDEISADYEALCAGRPAVSVEPPLQYADFALWEREHADAGGHAEAERFWPAELAGAPPELPLPVDHPYPDRLSPAAAEVEVPVDGELAGALRRLAGARGSTLFAVLLTAYAALLSRLSGADEVLVGVPVAGRTRIETEPMLGLFANTVAIRAALHGDPTLAELLDRVHAATARAQAHQDLPFTRVVELCRPPRHPSRAPLVQVMCTVEEASPPLERGALRWRPELVPTGTGKFELELAAVAGPDELTVRLRYLTDLFTPDGAGRFADALAAILTALATRPQTRVCDVHLLSLATTDLVTRVWPAARSGSVPPPGSTAAALVTGIDAGDRVVIQGDDVTLTGAALHDLAGRIATGLRGLGVRAQQTVGIVLPRGARPLPALLGVWWLGAAYLPLDPTHPPGRLRGMLADAGVRVVVTDRTAVPAPLLAELAASVTLLDLAAAEPPGAGAESVPPPCPVPATAAAYVLFTSGSTGRPKAVTVTQGAVAHLLHAFRELVPLGPTDRVLSVSPFAFDIALLDLLLPLLCGAPVVVAGEDDVIDGNRLRRLLGTAGATVLQATPTTWRMLVAAGGVPAGVRLRLSGGEALPRALADALSEPGARLWNLYGPTETTVYSTGAEVEPGSAPPDLGPAVVGSRVYVLDRWLRPVPPGVVGEICIGGAGVGRGYDGAPGWTADRFVPDPFTPGGRLYRSGDLGRWLPTGRIEPLGRADRQVKVRGFRVETAEVEAVLRGHPQVRDAVVTTASDVEHDGVRLVGYVVTDPASADPPAGLAEYARGFLPGHMVPAVFVALAEVPRTSRGKLDLRALPAPGRGSGPGEAPVAPRTPLERELVGLVADLLGLPGPVGVADNFFVLGGHSVKATQLMARVWTTYGVDLPVRTLFDDPTMAGLAAAITAAGVGAHAGGDTEPAGAASAGAGPAVSGAAADDAGYLDALTDDDVDDLLAGMDRSGPSRWDG, from the coding sequence ATGGCCGTCTTCGAGTTCCCGGCCTCGGCCGCGCAACGGCGGATGTGGCTGCTCGACCAGCTGGACCCGGGCCAGCCGACCTACCACGTCGGGTTCGCGGTGTGGCTGGACGGGCCGCTGGACCCGGCCGCGCTCGACGGGGCCTGGGCGGCGGCCGTCGAGCGGCACGAGATCCTGCGCACCACCTTCCGGGCCAACGGCGGGCGGCCGATCCAGGTGATCGACGACAGCGCCCGCACCACCGGACTGGAGATCGTGGCCCTGGACCAGTTGCCCGAGGCGGACCGGGCGGCGGCGGCCCACGCCGCGCTGCGGGAGCACGCCCGCACCCCGTTGCCGCTCGACCGTGGCCCGCTGACCAGGGTCCGGCTGCTGCGTCTCGCCCCGCAACGGCACGTCCTGGCGCTGGTGGCGCACCACGCGATCGTCGACGGCTGGTCGTTCCGGCTGCTCCTCGACGAGATCTCCGCCGACTACGAGGCGCTGTGCGCCGGCCGGCCGGCCGTCTCGGTCGAGCCACCCCTGCAGTACGCGGACTTCGCCCTCTGGGAGCGGGAGCACGCCGACGCGGGCGGCCACGCCGAGGCGGAACGGTTCTGGCCGGCCGAGCTGGCCGGCGCCCCGCCGGAGCTGCCGCTCCCGGTCGACCACCCGTACCCCGACCGGCTGTCGCCGGCCGCCGCCGAGGTGGAGGTGCCCGTCGACGGGGAGCTGGCGGGGGCGCTGCGCCGCCTGGCCGGAGCCCGGGGCAGCACCCTCTTCGCCGTGCTGCTGACCGCGTACGCTGCCCTGCTGTCCCGGCTGAGCGGCGCGGACGAGGTGCTCGTCGGCGTGCCCGTGGCCGGGCGCACCCGGATCGAGACCGAGCCGATGCTCGGCCTCTTCGCCAACACCGTCGCGATCCGGGCGGCGCTGCACGGTGACCCGACGCTCGCCGAACTCCTCGACCGGGTGCACGCCGCCACCGCACGCGCCCAGGCCCACCAGGACCTGCCGTTCACGCGGGTGGTCGAGCTGTGCCGGCCGCCGCGGCACCCGTCCCGGGCGCCACTGGTGCAGGTGATGTGCACGGTCGAGGAGGCGTCGCCGCCGCTGGAGCGGGGGGCGCTGCGCTGGCGCCCGGAGCTGGTGCCCACCGGCACCGGCAAGTTCGAGCTGGAGTTGGCCGCCGTCGCCGGCCCGGACGAGCTGACCGTCCGACTGCGGTACCTCACCGATCTCTTCACCCCGGACGGCGCGGGCCGGTTCGCCGACGCCCTGGCCGCGATCCTGACCGCGCTGGCGACCCGGCCGCAGACCCGCGTCTGCGACGTGCACCTGCTCTCCCTGGCGACGACGGACCTCGTCACCCGGGTGTGGCCGGCGGCCCGCTCCGGGTCGGTCCCGCCGCCGGGGAGCACCGCTGCGGCGCTGGTGACCGGCATCGACGCCGGCGACCGGGTGGTGATCCAGGGCGACGACGTCACCCTGACCGGCGCCGCGCTGCACGACCTCGCCGGCCGGATCGCCACCGGGCTGCGCGGGCTCGGCGTACGGGCCCAGCAGACCGTGGGCATCGTCCTGCCCCGGGGGGCGCGACCGCTCCCGGCGCTGCTCGGCGTCTGGTGGCTCGGGGCTGCGTACCTGCCGCTCGATCCGACCCATCCGCCGGGGCGGCTGCGCGGAATGCTCGCCGACGCCGGGGTGCGGGTGGTCGTCACCGACCGCACCGCCGTTCCCGCGCCGTTGCTGGCCGAGCTGGCGGCGTCGGTGACCCTGCTCGACCTGGCCGCGGCGGAGCCGCCCGGCGCGGGGGCGGAGTCGGTGCCGCCCCCGTGTCCGGTGCCGGCGACGGCGGCGGCGTACGTGCTGTTCACCTCGGGGTCCACCGGCCGGCCGAAGGCGGTCACCGTCACCCAGGGAGCGGTGGCACACCTGCTGCACGCGTTCCGCGAGCTGGTTCCGTTGGGGCCGACCGACCGGGTCCTCTCGGTGAGTCCGTTCGCGTTCGACATCGCCCTGCTCGACCTGCTCCTGCCGCTGCTGTGCGGGGCACCGGTCGTGGTGGCCGGCGAGGACGACGTGATCGACGGCAACCGGCTGCGACGGCTGCTCGGCACGGCCGGGGCCACGGTGCTCCAGGCGACGCCGACGACCTGGCGGATGCTGGTCGCCGCCGGTGGGGTGCCGGCAGGGGTTCGGCTGCGCCTCAGCGGCGGGGAGGCGCTGCCCCGGGCTCTCGCCGACGCCCTGTCCGAGCCGGGCGCGCGCCTGTGGAACCTGTACGGCCCGACCGAGACGACCGTCTATTCGACGGGGGCCGAGGTCGAGCCGGGATCCGCGCCACCGGACCTCGGTCCGGCCGTCGTCGGCAGCCGGGTCTACGTGCTGGACCGGTGGCTGCGGCCGGTGCCGCCGGGCGTGGTCGGCGAGATCTGTATCGGCGGCGCGGGGGTCGGCCGGGGCTACGACGGCGCGCCCGGCTGGACCGCCGACCGGTTCGTACCCGACCCGTTCACCCCCGGCGGCCGGTTGTACCGCAGCGGGGACCTGGGCCGGTGGCTGCCGACCGGCCGCATCGAGCCGCTGGGGCGGGCCGACCGGCAGGTGAAGGTGCGGGGGTTCCGGGTCGAGACGGCGGAGGTCGAGGCGGTGCTGCGCGGCCACCCGCAGGTGCGCGACGCGGTCGTGACGACCGCCTCCGACGTGGAGCACGACGGCGTACGGCTGGTCGGGTACGTGGTCACCGATCCGGCCTCGGCCGACCCGCCGGCGGGGCTGGCCGAGTACGCGCGCGGGTTCCTGCCCGGGCACATGGTGCCGGCGGTCTTCGTGGCGCTGGCCGAGGTGCCCCGGACCTCCCGCGGCAAGCTGGACCTGCGGGCCCTGCCAGCTCCCGGGAGGGGTTCCGGCCCGGGCGAGGCACCGGTCGCCCCGCGTACCCCGTTGGAGCGGGAGCTGGTGGGGTTGGTGGCCGACCTGCTGGGCCTGCCCGGCCCGGTCGGGGTCGCCGACAACTTCTTCGTCCTGGGCGGGCACTCCGTGAAGGCCACCCAGCTGATGGCCCGGGTCTGGACGACGTACGGGGTCGATCTTCCGGTCCGAACGCTCTTCGACGACCCGACGATGGCCGGGCTGGCGGCGGCGATCACCGCCGCCGGGGTCGGAGCACACGCGGGGGGCGACACGGAACCCGCCGGCGCCGCGTCGGCGGGAGCCGGACCGGCGGTGAGCGGCGCCGCGGCCGACGATGCGGGATATCTCGACGCGTTGACCGACGACGACGTCGACGACCTCCTGGCCGGCATGGACCGCTCGGGACCGTCGAGGTGGGACGGATGA
- a CDS encoding non-ribosomal peptide synthetase has translation MNDSLQRYPALAVQRGMVLQALRQPAGGVDVQQVTIRWDGPPDRDTFGAAWQAATGRHAVLRTAFEVDGDHGVVQVVQPIVAPDLRWRETTLDDFLPTDRYEPLDVGRAPLLRVTTLADHHVVVTFHHAILDGRSTRMLLDEILADYAARRAGRVSEPTRRPPFADFVRWWGTRDPSAGDAFWKGHLAGAPMPRALPGRLDADPGARGMPASHEIVLTRSDSGRIRAAATAAGVGVSAVVHAAWALLRGGYGGVDDVTFAVTRSCRYDSVPDADRIVGLLLNTVPLRIRLDPRWTVRRLLADVADRIRRIREHQLTPLHTVLGLAGLTPDTPLLDSLVVFERQRLATILAEGGPEAARRSARVHRMPGYPLTVHAFDEPALCLGVTWDDTRLLAVSARRILAQLHRTVLELAERPDVRLADLDLGATGEVPLRATWNATRRPYPRDASVPEVFAARVAEDPAATALLVGDRTVCYAELDRATDELAWTLRRHGVAGEAPVAVLLPRGEALIRALLGVLKAGGAYLPVDPAAPPARIAGLLAASGTRLLLTTPATAADLPDLGPVRVLNLDPPAGEPVPAGPPPGRIHPLQLAAVLYTSGSTGAPKQVGITHRGVMRLVAGPDFATLGPGERVLQFAPTAFDASTWEIWGALLTGATAVVAPPDPVDLTGLATLIRTGGVTVAFLTAGLFRQLVEQDVTALAGVRQLLTGGDVADPGAVRAVLAARDGLPLVNAYGPTENTTLTSCHLMGGPGPVGDRVPIGRPVPQTTVHVLDEGGRPVPVGVAGELYTGGDGLARGYLGDPAATARAFVPDPQVPGERLYRTGDVVRWRADGVLEFLGRRDEQVKIRGFRVEPGEVEAVLRAHPEVATAAVCARGDGPDRHLVGYVTPAGAAVPTPAGLREHVAARLPAHLVPAGFAVLDRLPLTAYGKVDRAALPAPDLAGQDPDVAGPASPTEHRLAGLWSRLLPGERPPASIGRETSFFALGGNSLTATRLMFRIREALGVELGVGGFYRAPTLAATAASIDAATGPAPGAGMETGPAPGLRVETGPVLRRRDRVPHRTGPDQPTHLARLSDGWALWRTVCLRGAGLPVDLLTPLGDPELSAAADRVVAARADGDPAGIAHAEAAYAAVFPEAVGRLTVALHAVAAHPRFREAVAWQNPHALRTGVDALLRRGPGNPTRNTKHRQHEALVTSYLQRYCAKNDTIGFFGPVGWARIEPGAGVRVDPADPPALLAERTVYLEGWAVAAVLAPYAIRLRPWLVPRLMPFLDLVGTTLRVPLAPPVTLADAEAAVLHACDGVRDANEVAGVVLADPGSGLRSARDVHEVLETLAAAHRIAWQPEVAPHDTRPERSVRARLARVTDEAVRGPALAALDELCAARDALAASAGDPDRLTGAMAGLEATFTRLAGVPPTRRAGTMYAGRTPVYEECLRAGTVGIGEASLDGIRDALGLVLESARWFTAAGATLYERLCTQIYRRRAAELGTDVVPLADFWLLAGEALFHPPERLTALLTAALHRRWADVLALPADRRRIRLTAADLAPAVATAFPPGRPGWPTARQHSPDLMRAGDEWVLGELHPGVNTLRYATWVAYHPEVDALRAALGRDVGAGVVYPAETGQEGGVPTRQSNGLTGPDDLRLVFAHDSFGHDPLRSLRVGECDLVGTAGGLRVRSRDGRFDVDLTHVLGDVVGAGLSQLFRILPPAAHQPRVTIDSLVVSREAWTFTAADLAFADTRDEALRFRQARGWAADHALPRHVFLRCAGERKPVHADLTSLASVDLVSRSVRRARRHGGDDAKVVVVEMLPAPDQLWLTGPDGRYTAELRVVAVDGQVR, from the coding sequence ATGAACGACAGTCTCCAGCGATATCCGGCCCTCGCCGTGCAACGCGGGATGGTGCTGCAGGCCCTCCGGCAGCCCGCCGGCGGCGTGGACGTCCAGCAGGTCACGATCAGGTGGGACGGCCCACCGGACCGGGACACGTTCGGCGCCGCCTGGCAGGCCGCGACCGGGCGGCACGCGGTGCTGCGTACGGCCTTCGAGGTCGACGGCGACCACGGCGTGGTGCAGGTCGTCCAACCCATCGTGGCACCGGACCTGCGGTGGCGGGAGACGACGCTCGACGACTTCCTGCCCACCGACCGGTACGAACCCCTCGATGTCGGCCGGGCGCCGCTGCTGCGGGTCACCACGCTGGCCGACCACCACGTCGTCGTCACCTTCCACCACGCGATCCTCGACGGCCGCTCCACCCGGATGCTGCTCGACGAGATCCTCGCCGACTACGCCGCGCGCCGGGCCGGCCGGGTGTCCGAGCCGACGCGCCGGCCGCCGTTCGCGGACTTCGTGCGCTGGTGGGGCACGCGCGACCCGAGCGCAGGCGACGCGTTCTGGAAGGGACACCTCGCCGGTGCCCCGATGCCCCGGGCGCTGCCGGGCCGCCTCGACGCGGACCCCGGTGCACGCGGCATGCCGGCCTCGCACGAGATCGTCCTGACCCGGTCGGACTCCGGCCGGATCCGCGCCGCCGCCACCGCTGCCGGCGTCGGTGTCAGCGCCGTGGTCCACGCTGCCTGGGCGCTGCTGCGCGGCGGCTACGGCGGGGTCGACGACGTCACCTTCGCGGTCACCAGGTCCTGCCGGTACGACAGCGTCCCGGACGCCGACCGGATCGTCGGGCTGCTGCTCAACACGGTGCCGCTACGGATCCGGCTGGACCCCCGGTGGACGGTGCGGCGGTTGCTCGCCGACGTGGCGGACCGGATCCGGCGGATCCGCGAGCACCAGCTCACGCCGTTGCACACCGTCCTCGGCCTGGCTGGCCTGACACCCGACACGCCGCTGCTGGACAGCCTGGTGGTGTTCGAGCGGCAGCGGCTGGCCACCATCCTGGCCGAGGGCGGGCCGGAGGCGGCCCGACGTTCGGCACGTGTGCACCGGATGCCCGGCTATCCGCTGACGGTGCACGCCTTCGACGAACCGGCGCTGTGCCTGGGCGTGACGTGGGACGACACCAGGCTGCTGGCCGTCTCGGCGCGGCGGATCCTCGCGCAACTGCACCGCACCGTGCTCGAGTTGGCGGAGCGGCCGGACGTCCGCCTGGCCGACCTGGATCTCGGCGCCACCGGGGAGGTGCCGCTGCGCGCCACCTGGAACGCCACCCGGCGGCCATACCCGCGCGACGCGTCCGTCCCCGAGGTCTTCGCGGCCCGCGTCGCCGAGGACCCGGCCGCCACCGCGCTGCTGGTCGGCGACCGCACGGTCTGCTACGCGGAGCTGGACCGGGCGACCGACGAGTTGGCCTGGACGCTGCGCCGGCACGGCGTCGCCGGGGAGGCCCCCGTCGCCGTGCTGCTCCCCCGGGGCGAAGCGCTGATCCGGGCCCTGCTTGGCGTGCTGAAGGCCGGCGGGGCCTACCTCCCGGTGGATCCGGCCGCCCCACCCGCCCGGATCGCGGGCCTCCTCGCCGCCAGCGGCACCCGCCTGCTCCTGACCACCCCCGCGACCGCCGCCGACCTGCCCGACCTGGGCCCGGTCCGGGTGCTGAACCTCGACCCGCCGGCCGGAGAACCGGTGCCGGCCGGCCCGCCACCCGGGCGGATCCACCCGTTGCAGCTCGCCGCCGTCCTCTACACCTCCGGCTCGACGGGGGCGCCAAAGCAGGTCGGGATCACCCACCGGGGCGTGATGCGGCTCGTGGCGGGCCCGGACTTCGCCACCCTCGGCCCCGGCGAGCGGGTGCTCCAGTTCGCTCCGACCGCGTTCGACGCGTCCACCTGGGAGATCTGGGGTGCGCTGCTGACCGGTGCCACGGCGGTGGTCGCGCCACCGGATCCGGTGGACCTCACCGGGCTGGCCACGCTGATCCGCACCGGCGGGGTCACCGTCGCCTTCCTCACCGCCGGGCTCTTCCGGCAACTCGTCGAACAGGACGTCACGGCGCTGGCGGGCGTCCGGCAGTTGCTCACCGGCGGGGACGTGGCCGACCCGGGCGCGGTCCGCGCCGTACTCGCCGCACGCGACGGGCTTCCGCTGGTCAACGCGTACGGGCCGACCGAGAACACGACGCTGACCAGCTGCCACCTGATGGGCGGCCCCGGCCCGGTGGGCGACCGGGTGCCGATCGGCCGGCCCGTGCCGCAGACCACCGTCCACGTGCTGGACGAGGGCGGCCGGCCGGTGCCGGTCGGAGTCGCGGGCGAGCTGTACACCGGTGGCGACGGGCTGGCCCGCGGCTACCTCGGCGACCCGGCGGCAACCGCCCGGGCGTTCGTGCCGGATCCGCAGGTGCCCGGCGAGCGCCTCTACCGGACCGGCGACGTCGTCCGCTGGCGCGCGGACGGGGTGCTGGAGTTCCTCGGCCGCCGCGACGAGCAGGTGAAGATCCGGGGGTTCCGGGTCGAGCCGGGCGAGGTGGAGGCGGTACTCAGGGCGCACCCGGAGGTCGCCACGGCGGCGGTGTGCGCCCGGGGCGACGGGCCGGACCGCCACCTGGTCGGCTACGTCACGCCGGCCGGCGCGGCGGTCCCGACCCCGGCGGGCCTGCGTGAGCACGTCGCCGCACGGTTACCGGCCCATCTCGTGCCGGCCGGGTTCGCCGTCCTCGACCGGTTGCCGCTGACCGCGTACGGGAAGGTCGACCGGGCCGCGTTGCCGGCGCCCGACCTCGCCGGGCAGGATCCGGACGTCGCCGGGCCCGCCTCGCCGACCGAGCACCGGCTGGCCGGGCTCTGGTCCCGGCTGCTGCCCGGCGAGCGCCCACCCGCGAGCATCGGGCGGGAGACCAGCTTCTTCGCCCTCGGCGGCAACTCGCTGACGGCCACCCGGCTGATGTTCCGGATCCGCGAGGCGCTCGGCGTGGAGCTGGGCGTGGGCGGGTTCTACCGGGCGCCGACCCTGGCCGCGACGGCGGCGTCGATCGACGCGGCGACCGGGCCGGCACCGGGCGCCGGGATGGAGACCGGACCGGCACCGGGCCTCCGGGTGGAGACCGGGCCGGTGCTGCGCCGCCGCGACCGGGTCCCGCACCGGACCGGGCCGGACCAGCCCACACACCTGGCCCGGTTGAGCGACGGGTGGGCACTGTGGCGGACCGTCTGCCTGCGGGGCGCGGGACTCCCGGTCGACCTGCTGACCCCGCTCGGCGACCCGGAGCTCTCCGCCGCCGCGGACCGGGTGGTGGCGGCCCGGGCGGACGGGGACCCGGCCGGCATCGCCCACGCCGAGGCGGCGTACGCGGCCGTGTTCCCGGAGGCGGTCGGCCGGCTCACGGTCGCGCTGCACGCGGTGGCGGCCCACCCCCGGTTCCGCGAGGCGGTGGCCTGGCAGAACCCGCACGCGCTGCGCACCGGCGTCGACGCGCTGCTGCGCCGGGGCCCCGGGAACCCGACCCGCAACACCAAGCACCGCCAGCACGAGGCACTGGTCACCAGCTACCTCCAGCGCTACTGCGCGAAGAACGACACGATCGGGTTCTTCGGGCCGGTCGGCTGGGCGCGGATCGAGCCGGGCGCAGGCGTACGGGTCGACCCCGCGGATCCACCGGCGCTCCTCGCCGAGCGAACGGTCTACCTGGAGGGGTGGGCGGTCGCCGCGGTGCTGGCCCCGTACGCGATCCGGTTGCGTCCCTGGCTCGTACCCCGGCTCATGCCCTTCCTGGATCTGGTCGGGACGACGCTGCGGGTGCCGCTCGCCCCGCCGGTGACGCTGGCCGACGCCGAGGCGGCGGTGCTGCACGCCTGCGACGGGGTGCGCGACGCGAACGAGGTCGCAGGCGTGGTGCTGGCCGATCCGGGGTCGGGACTGCGGTCGGCGCGGGACGTGCACGAGGTGCTGGAGACGCTGGCCGCGGCCCACCGGATCGCCTGGCAGCCGGAGGTGGCGCCGCACGACACCCGGCCGGAGCGGTCGGTGCGGGCCCGGCTGGCCCGGGTCACCGACGAGGCCGTGCGCGGGCCGGCTCTCGCCGCCCTGGACGAGCTCTGCGCCGCCCGGGACGCGCTCGCCGCGTCCGCCGGTGACCCCGACCGGTTGACCGGTGCGATGGCCGGCCTGGAGGCCACCTTCACCCGGCTGGCCGGCGTCCCGCCCACCCGGCGGGCCGGCACGATGTACGCGGGACGGACCCCCGTCTACGAGGAGTGCCTGCGGGCCGGCACGGTCGGCATCGGCGAGGCGAGCCTGGACGGGATCCGCGACGCGCTCGGCCTGGTGCTGGAGAGCGCGCGCTGGTTCACCGCCGCCGGCGCGACGCTCTACGAACGCCTCTGCACGCAGATCTACCGGCGTCGGGCCGCCGAACTGGGCACGGACGTGGTCCCACTGGCCGACTTCTGGCTGCTGGCCGGCGAGGCGCTGTTCCACCCGCCGGAACGGCTGACCGCACTGCTGACCGCCGCGTTGCACCGGCGCTGGGCCGACGTGCTGGCGCTGCCGGCGGACCGGCGGCGGATCCGGCTCACGGCGGCGGACCTGGCTCCGGCGGTGGCCACCGCCTTCCCGCCGGGGCGGCCCGGCTGGCCGACCGCGCGGCAGCACAGCCCGGACCTGATGCGGGCCGGCGACGAGTGGGTCCTGGGCGAGCTGCACCCGGGCGTCAACACCCTGCGGTACGCCACCTGGGTGGCCTACCACCCGGAGGTGGACGCGCTGCGCGCCGCGCTGGGGCGGGACGTGGGCGCCGGGGTGGTCTATCCCGCCGAGACCGGCCAGGAGGGTGGCGTGCCGACCAGGCAGAGCAACGGGCTCACCGGACCGGACGACCTCCGGTTGGTTTTCGCCCACGACTCGTTCGGGCACGACCCGCTCCGGAGCCTGCGCGTCGGTGAGTGCGACCTGGTCGGTACGGCCGGCGGGCTGCGCGTACGGTCGCGTGACGGGCGGTTCGACGTCGACCTGACGCACGTCCTCGGCGACGTGGTCGGCGCCGGGCTGTCCCAGCTGTTCCGCATCCTGCCCCCGGCGGCGCACCAGCCCAGGGTCACCATCGACTCCCTCGTGGTCAGCCGCGAGGCGTGGACGTTCACCGCCGCCGACCTCGCCTTCGCCGACACCCGGGACGAGGCGCTGCGGTTCCGGCAGGCCCGGGGCTGGGCCGCCGACCACGCCCTGCCGCGCCATGTGTTCCTGCGCTGCGCGGGCGAGCGGAAACCGGTCCACGCCGACCTGACCAGCCTCGCCTCGGTCGATCTGGTGTCCCGGTCGGTCCGCCGGGCCCGCCGGCACGGTGGCGACGACGCGAAGGTGGTGGTGGTGGAGATGCTGCCGGCGCCGGACCAGCTCTGGCTCACCGGGCCCGACGGCCGGTACACCGCCGAACTGCGGGTCGTCGCGGTCGACGGGCAGGTGCGCTGA
- a CDS encoding MbtH family protein → MSADDDDTRTYAVVVNDEEQFSIWWDDRELPAGWRREGTTGTRAECLARIDEVWTDMRPLSLRRWMDEHAATG, encoded by the coding sequence ATGAGCGCTGACGACGACGACACCCGGACGTACGCGGTGGTCGTGAACGACGAGGAACAGTTCTCGATCTGGTGGGACGACCGGGAACTGCCCGCCGGCTGGCGGCGCGAGGGCACCACCGGGACACGCGCCGAGTGCCTCGCCCGGATCGACGAGGTGTGGACGGACATGCGGCCGCTGTCGTTGCGGCGCTGGATGGACGAGCACGCCGCGACCGGCTGA
- a CDS encoding MFS transporter, protein MDGHRFAVSRLLPPPGLPRAIAYQSAMVAVGSGTFLTGSIVFFTEVLGLSPVQIGVGFSVAGLAGVVTSLPLGALADRIGGQRSWALGALGSALTFAAYPLVTSFAGFVVLMVVAAVTDSFANAGRTIYTADAMPAGDRVRTMAYARSYLNAGFTVGTGLGAVALAFGSTAALVAMVLLNAALSLLNAGLVTRLPAAPAMRHDRAATVSRWAVLKDLPYVTTAALLAVMMFHSVILVEILPLWAITHTDAPKPLLGAMLALNTVLVITLQVPAARGADSLPGAARLIRRGALVTAVACPLAALAGWTGGGWTVVVLLGVVVLVTTTELWFSAALWFVQTNVPPAGSRGVYLGTAQTISSAADVFAPVGLTLLAIQTGGWGWWVVAALFVGCALAAGPAVGWVARTPRIAGAAADPPATSTSDSKPVVRPTSA, encoded by the coding sequence ATGGACGGTCACCGATTCGCCGTGTCCCGGCTGCTGCCGCCGCCCGGGCTGCCCCGGGCGATCGCGTACCAGTCCGCCATGGTCGCGGTCGGCAGTGGCACCTTCCTCACCGGCAGCATCGTGTTCTTCACCGAGGTACTCGGGCTCAGCCCGGTGCAGATCGGGGTCGGCTTCTCGGTCGCGGGGCTCGCCGGGGTGGTCACCTCACTGCCGCTGGGCGCGCTGGCCGACCGGATCGGTGGGCAGCGGTCCTGGGCCCTCGGCGCGCTCGGTTCGGCGCTGACGTTCGCCGCCTATCCACTCGTGACGTCGTTCGCGGGCTTCGTGGTGCTGATGGTGGTGGCCGCCGTCACCGACTCGTTCGCCAACGCCGGCCGCACCATCTACACCGCCGACGCCATGCCCGCCGGGGACCGGGTGCGGACGATGGCGTACGCGCGCTCGTACCTGAACGCCGGGTTCACCGTCGGCACCGGGCTCGGCGCCGTGGCGCTGGCGTTCGGCTCCACCGCCGCGCTCGTCGCCATGGTGCTGCTCAACGCGGCGTTGTCCCTGCTCAACGCCGGCCTCGTGACCCGGCTACCGGCCGCGCCGGCAATGCGCCACGACCGGGCGGCCACCGTCTCGCGGTGGGCGGTCCTGAAGGATCTCCCCTACGTCACGACCGCCGCCCTCCTCGCCGTCATGATGTTCCACTCGGTGATCCTGGTCGAGATCCTGCCGCTCTGGGCGATCACCCACACCGACGCACCCAAGCCGCTGCTCGGGGCGATGCTGGCCCTCAACACGGTGCTGGTGATCACGTTGCAGGTGCCGGCGGCGCGCGGCGCGGACTCGCTTCCCGGTGCGGCCCGCCTGATCCGCCGGGGTGCCCTGGTCACCGCGGTCGCCTGCCCGCTGGCCGCGCTCGCGGGCTGGACCGGCGGCGGGTGGACCGTCGTCGTGCTCCTCGGCGTCGTGGTGCTGGTGACGACCACCGAGTTGTGGTTCTCGGCGGCGCTCTGGTTCGTCCAGACCAATGTGCCACCCGCCGGGTCACGCGGGGTCTACCTCGGCACGGCACAGACGATCAGCTCGGCGGCGGACGTCTTCGCGCCGGTCGGGCTGACCCTCCTCGCGATCCAGACCGGCGGCTGGGGCTGGTGGGTCGTCGCGGCGCTCTTCGTGGGCTGCGCGCTCGCCGCCGGGCCGGCCGTCGGCTGGGTCGCCCGAACGCCCCGGATCGCCGGGGCTGCCGCCGATCCGCCGGCCACGTCCACATCGGATTCCAAGCCGGTCGTACGGCCCACCTCCGCCTGA